Proteins from a genomic interval of Quercus robur chromosome 9, dhQueRobu3.1, whole genome shotgun sequence:
- the LOC126700786 gene encoding uncharacterized protein LOC126700786: MLMSKLLIGENYHAWVHSMKKALVAKNKFGFVNGSITLSSPLIKTLAAVDTWIRYDNMVGSWLMKAVSPQIRVSITYRDTALEIWNDLRDTHSQGNGPRVFQLQKRQFQCVKKLEDLRLQESVMQFLMGLNESYSQIKG, encoded by the exons ATGCTTATGTCTAAGCTGTTGATTGGTGAGAATTACCATGCTTGGGTTCATTCAATGAAGAAAGCATTAGTTGCCAAGAATAAGTTTGGCTTTGTCAATGGTAGCATTACTCTCTCTTCACCACTGATAAAGACTCTAGCAGCAGTTGACACTTGGATTCGCTATGACAACATGGTAGGTTCTTGGTTGATGAAGGCTGTGTCACCTCAGATTCGAGTGAGTATTACCTACAGAGACACTGCTCTGGAAATCTGGAATGATCTCCGAGATACACATTCTCAAGGGAATGGACCTAGGGTTTTCCAGCTTCAAAAAAGACAGTTTCAATGTGTCAAG AAGCTTGAAGATCTTCGTCTTCAAGAATCAGTGATGCAATTTCTGATGGGGCTCAACGAGTCATACTCTCAAATCAAAGGGTAG